The sequence GGTCGAGCAGCCCCTGAGCCCGCACGGCCGCGCTGCAAAAAGCGGGGCCGAGGACGCGCGCTCTCCTGCACGACACCACCACCAGGCCAGCAGCGACCAGATCACCAGCTAGCCAGGCGCACAAAAGCGCCGCGCCCCCGTggcctctcctctcctctcccccttcCCCGGTTCACACTGTTCACACTGCCTGTCCCACCCCCGCCTACAAAAGGCAACGATCGCCTTCCCCTGCGGCGGCACGGATCGTCTCCTGGCGCTGCTGCAGCACCGCGAGGGGTTTGGAGGCAGCAGGACAGGAGGGCGCGAGAAATGGACTGCTTGGGCTGCTTCAAGGGGAGGTCGAGGAACGGGGGGTCATCGGGAAGGCGGGGGCCGTCTGCGCCGGCGTCGGGCCCGGCGACCACGGCGGCATCGGGCCCGGCGACCACGGCGGCATCGCTGTCGGCGGTGAGCACGAGCCGATCGGACGAATCAGGGGCGGTGCGGCCGGTGAGCAAGTCGGCGGGGTCGACCGGTTCGTCGCAGTCGCAGCGGAGCATCTCGTCGCTGTACGAGGAGCGGGGCCACGGCCAGCTGCGGGCGTTCGACTACGAGGAGCTCCATGGTGCCACCGGCGAGTTCAGCCGCGCGCAGAAGCTCGGCGAGGGCGGATTCGGGAGCGTCTACAAGGGCTTCGTGAGCCCGCTCGACGGCAAGGGGGACCGCATCGCCGTCGCCGTCAAGAGGCTCAACCAGCGCGGCCTGCAGGTTCGTACGTGCTCTTGCTTCATCCCTGACTTCTCTTGTCGCCATCTAGCATTTACCATGGCCTCTTTCCGAGGGCATGTACATGCCATCTGGTGACTGAATTCTCCATTCTGTTCTGTTCCCGTGATAATTTTCTGCGCAAGACATAAAAAATTAGGAACGGAGATTACATTTACGGCGTAGTTAAAGCTAGCTTTTATCTCCACTATTCACCGTTTTGTCAGAAAAGAGGAGGGATGACAAATGATTCACGTAAATTAGAATGGGAGGAGATTTCTAAGCATGCTGACAAAAATGTGGGCAGAAAGCACCTGCTTAAAGCTTTCAGGGAACTCGGCAGGCATGATTATTTTTGtttcagagttttttttttgtgcaagAGTAGTTTGTAGTTTTTCCAAATTCGGCGAAAAATCATCCATAAAAACTTCTGGGCCACTGAATGGAATGGAGGAGATGATTGCAGAGAGTAAGATTCATGTTTTGGTGATCTGGTATTTGTTGGTACTTGTATACATTTTTAGTATGCTTGGACTTCTCTAGATGTAGACAATTTTGACAGGAATGAAAAAAGTGAAATGAAGAACTTTCAAGGATCTGATATGGTCATATTGACTATTACAGTCTGGGTTGCTTTTGCAATTGGACCATGGGTATGCGTTAAGACGAACTTATGAAACAACATGTGGGTGAAAGCATATGTATAGTTTATGGCCCCCATCAGTGAGAATTACTAAATTTTATAAGAACTCCAGTCCACTTCAGCTGCCAGCTGTAATTGTCGATTTGCAAATAATTATGATGAGTAGCGGGTAGAAGATCATACATGGTTGTAATATTTACAGTATGGGACCAATGAGAATACCCCATAGCTTTTTATTCAGAAAACAAGCTAAATGGAGGGGAAATACAGAATAACTATTTGATCAACTGTAATCCTCCAACTATAGACAAAAAAATTGCTTTGACAAATCTGGATGCTGAATATTCACGGTCATACAAAACAGCTGGCAATAAGCATATAAACCATGGATGTCATTTTAGATGATTCAGAGGAGAAATATGATGTCCAGAAAATGATGTCAACCAACCTTCTAGTCTTGTTCAAAATTGCATTATTGAGGGTCTGTTTGGCACAACTCTAGCTCCAAGATCCATATTAGATCTGAagtttgtatgataaaataaagttgttaaacttttatttttagttcaaaataaaaatcaaatgactcaactaaataccctcAATCCACTCACAGCTCCAGATCTAAGATTTCTTAGAGCTAGGTTTGCCAAAGGGGGCTGAATTTGCCCAATCAAAGGGGACAAACTGATAGAATGAAGCTCTTTTGTGGGCAGCGTATACGTTCATGTTGCTAATCTTAATTGACTAGTATTTACTAGAAGATCAAATCTTGGTAGATCAACCTGCAGAAGAAAAGTCAGCTAGAAGCTAAAATTCTGATTTACAGTACCTCTATCCATTGTTAACCTATGCAAATGACGAGTTCCTGATTTCTGTGTCCTACTGTCTACTTTCATTTCCAAGTCAATTAGAAAATGTCTGTAGGCTACTGTTTCCTTATTTCATCATGAAATGAGTAATTGATAACCTATTTCTCTGTACATCagtctgaaatttctaataatttgCAATCTGTTTAAATTTTGTTGTATCAGGGACATAAGCAGTGGTTGGCCGAAGTACAGTTTCTTGGTGTACTAGAGCACCCAAATCTTGTTAAGCTACTTGGATACTGTGCTGTTGACACTGAAAGAGGGGCACAAAGATTGTTGGTCTACGAGTATATGCCAAACAAGAGCTTGGAAGATCACTTGTTCAGCCGAGTTAATCCTCCTCTATCGTGGAATAGAAGGCTTCAGATTATCTTGGGTGCTGCAGAAGGATTGGCTTACCTGCATGAAGGGGTAGAAGTTCAGGTATCCTTCAAACCTGCACCATTGCTTACGTGCTCTCAAGCTCCTCCCTAAGAATAGCCTATCTTCCATGATTTTTCAAATGGAAAAGCATCCTAGCTAGCAAAAGTCATC is a genomic window of Phragmites australis chromosome 17, lpPhrAust1.1, whole genome shotgun sequence containing:
- the LOC133896835 gene encoding probable serine/threonine-protein kinase PBL19, which translates into the protein MDCLGCFKGRSRNGGSSGRRGPSAPASGPATTAASGPATTAASLSAVSTSRSDESGAVRPVSKSAGSTGSSQSQRSISSLYEERGHGQLRAFDYEELHGATGEFSRAQKLGEGGFGSVYKGFVSPLDGKGDRIAVAVKRLNQRGLQGHKQWLAEVQFLGVLEHPNLVKLLGYCAVDTERGAQRLLVYEYMPNKSLEDHLFSRVNPPLSWNRRLQIILGAAEGLAYLHEGVEVQVIYRDFKASNILLDKDFRAKLSDFGLAREGPTGENTHVSTAVVGTHGYAAPEYMATGHLSAKSDVWSFGVVLYEILTGRRSLDRNRPLAEQKLLEWVAQFPPQSRNFRMIMDPKLRGEYSAKAAREIAKLAESCHLKNAKERPTMSEVVEVLRRAVQAQAEPADGDNRNGKGKRADAAGTSRR